One window of Streptococcus troglodytae genomic DNA carries:
- the adhE gene encoding bifunctional acetaldehyde-CoA/alcohol dehydrogenase, whose protein sequence is MAKETKTEALTAEEAAKQYTNSLVEKALKAEKVYATYTQEQVDKIVAAMALAGSEASLQLAKEAHEETGRGVIEDKDTKNHFATEYVYERIKNEKTVGIIGEDKVAGSIEIAAPLGVLAGIVPTTNPTSTTMFKILVALKTRNAIVFAFHPAAQKCSAHAAQILYDAAVKAGAPENIVQWIETPSIANTGALISNKGIASILATGGPGMVNAALKSGNPSMGVGAGNGAVYVDATANLERAVEDLLLSKRFDNGMICATENSAVVEAPIYKEWLAKMQEKGAYLVPKKDYKKFEDFVFNENHGVNGPVAGMSAKWICEQAGVTLPEGKDVLLFELDKKKIGEKLSSEKLSPLLSVYKAKDRKDGIDIVAALLDYQGAGHNCAIQIGSQADPFVAEYGDALNSSRVLVNQPDSVGGIGDVYTDALQASLTLGTGSWGKNSLSHNLSTGDLLNVKTVAKRRNRPQWVRLPEKTYYEKNAISYLQDETETMTRAIIVADPGMLQFGFVDTVLAQLSLRDEKAATSIYGTIKPDPTLGQTIEIARQMRDSKPDTVIAVGGGSALDAAKIARYIYEYSLDQEADFLDSYEKVSELFLELQQKFIDIRKRIVRFKHQTVTRLFCIPTTSGTGSEVTPYAVITDDFTHVKYPLTDYELTPQVAIVDPEFVMTVPKRTVALSGLDTLSHALESYVSVMASDFTRPWSMEAIRLVIENLEDSYNFDPKNPTLRGEQARENMHYAATLAGMAFSNAFLGINHSLAHKTGGEFGLPHGLAISIAMQHVIRYNGVAGNVKRSVYPRYEEYRAQRDYADIARALGLKGKDDAELVEALCARIDRLMHAVDVEPKLSANGVTKKAFDAAVDRLASLAYDDQCTPANPRQPYIEEMKQLLIDQF, encoded by the coding sequence ATGGCAAAAGAAACAAAAACAGAAGCACTCACTGCTGAAGAAGCAGCTAAGCAGTATACTAATAGCTTAGTTGAAAAAGCGTTAAAGGCTGAAAAAGTTTATGCAACTTATACACAAGAACAGGTAGATAAAATTGTTGCAGCTATGGCGCTTGCTGGTTCTGAGGCGTCTTTGCAGTTAGCTAAAGAAGCTCACGAAGAAACAGGCCGTGGAGTTATCGAAGATAAAGATACTAAAAACCACTTTGCGACAGAATATGTGTATGAACGTATTAAAAATGAAAAAACAGTTGGCATCATTGGTGAAGACAAAGTTGCTGGCAGTATCGAAATTGCAGCACCACTTGGTGTCTTGGCGGGTATCGTACCAACAACTAACCCAACATCAACGACTATGTTTAAAATCTTAGTTGCATTGAAAACACGCAATGCAATTGTCTTTGCTTTCCACCCAGCGGCTCAAAAATGTTCTGCTCATGCCGCTCAAATCTTGTATGATGCAGCGGTTAAAGCCGGCGCTCCTGAAAATATTGTTCAATGGATTGAAACACCATCCATCGCAAATACGGGAGCCTTGATTTCCAACAAAGGTATTGCTTCAATCCTTGCAACTGGCGGACCTGGTATGGTTAATGCAGCCCTTAAATCTGGTAACCCATCAATGGGTGTTGGTGCAGGTAATGGTGCTGTTTATGTAGATGCAACTGCTAATCTTGAACGTGCAGTTGAAGACCTTCTTCTTTCTAAACGTTTTGACAATGGCATGATTTGTGCGACTGAAAACTCGGCAGTTGTGGAAGCACCGATTTATAAAGAATGGCTTGCCAAAATGCAGGAAAAAGGTGCTTATCTTGTTCCTAAAAAAGATTACAAGAAATTTGAAGATTTTGTCTTCAATGAAAACCACGGTGTTAACGGACCGGTTGCTGGCATGTCGGCAAAATGGATCTGTGAACAAGCCGGTGTGACATTGCCAGAAGGAAAAGATGTTCTCTTGTTTGAACTGGATAAGAAAAAAATTGGTGAGAAATTATCTTCAGAAAAACTCTCTCCGCTTCTTTCTGTTTATAAAGCCAAAGATCGCAAAGATGGTATTGATATTGTAGCTGCCCTTCTTGATTATCAAGGTGCTGGTCATAACTGTGCTATCCAAATTGGTTCACAAGCTGACCCATTTGTCGCTGAATATGGAGATGCCCTCAATTCATCTCGTGTTTTGGTTAACCAACCAGACTCAGTCGGCGGTATCGGTGACGTTTATACAGACGCATTGCAAGCCAGCTTAACTCTTGGAACAGGATCATGGGGGAAAAATTCATTGTCACACAACTTATCTACTGGCGACCTCTTGAATGTGAAAACTGTTGCGAAACGTCGTAACCGTCCTCAATGGGTTCGTTTACCAGAAAAAACTTACTACGAAAAAAATGCTATTTCATACTTGCAGGATGAAACTGAAACAATGACGCGTGCTATCATCGTTGCCGATCCAGGTATGCTTCAATTTGGTTTTGTTGACACTGTCCTTGCTCAACTGTCCCTTCGGGATGAAAAAGCGGCAACTTCAATTTATGGTACTATCAAACCAGACCCAACACTTGGTCAGACTATTGAAATTGCTAGACAAATGCGTGACTCCAAACCGGATACCGTTATTGCAGTTGGTGGCGGTTCTGCCCTTGATGCAGCCAAAATTGCGCGTTATATCTATGAATATTCATTGGATCAAGAAGCAGATTTCCTTGATAGTTATGAAAAAGTCAGCGAGCTCTTCCTTGAATTGCAGCAAAAATTCATTGATATTCGTAAACGGATTGTTCGCTTCAAACATCAGACAGTGACTCGTCTCTTCTGTATCCCAACAACATCTGGTACAGGTTCAGAAGTGACACCTTATGCCGTTATTACTGATGATTTTACACACGTGAAATACCCATTAACTGATTATGAATTGACACCACAAGTTGCTATTGTTGATCCAGAATTTGTCATGACAGTGCCTAAACGCACAGTAGCTCTTTCAGGACTTGATACTTTATCACATGCTCTTGAATCTTACGTATCTGTTATGGCATCTGATTTCACACGTCCATGGTCTATGGAAGCTATCAGATTGGTTATTGAAAACTTGGAAGATTCTTATAACTTTGATCCTAAGAATCCAACACTTCGTGGGGAACAAGCGCGTGAAAACATGCATTATGCAGCAACCTTAGCAGGTATGGCCTTCTCAAATGCCTTCCTTGGAATTAACCACTCACTCGCCCACAAGACTGGCGGTGAATTTGGACTTCCTCATGGTCTTGCTATCTCAATTGCTATGCAGCATGTTATTCGCTACAATGGCGTTGCAGGAAATGTGAAACGTTCTGTTTACCCGCGTTATGAAGAATACCGTGCCCAACGTGATTATGCGGATATTGCTCGCGCTCTTGGTCTTAAAGGGAAAGATGACGCAGAATTGGTTGAAGCACTTTGTGCACGTATTGATCGATTAATGCATGCCGTAGATGTTGAGCCTAAGTTATCTGCTAATGGAGTTACTAAGAAGGCTTTTGATGCAGCTGTTGATAGATTGGCAAGCTTGGCTTATGATGATCAATGTACACCAGCTAATCCACGTCAGCCTTACATTGAAGAGATGAAGCAACTCTTGATTGATCAGTTCTAA